The Sporocytophaga myxococcoides genome window below encodes:
- a CDS encoding Crp/Fnr family transcriptional regulator: MSQDKLKLFLQILEEKGIQISKEDIKTVSEHTRTVSIEKGTTFMKQGVPVKRLYFLISGTVRLYVDHRTHQTTMDFISWNEFVSTFVYVQNEVPSAVALDALTDVTALFWEKDDIIFLKKHTKVFNDIENVMLDALLQWNLQREIDFRNLSPEERYLKLYEIQPRVVQQVPLKYIASYLGIHQDSLSRIRKKIIMKRA; this comes from the coding sequence ATGTCCCAGGATAAATTAAAATTGTTTCTCCAAATTTTGGAGGAAAAGGGTATTCAAATAAGCAAAGAAGATATAAAGACTGTTTCAGAACACACTCGAACCGTTTCAATAGAAAAAGGTACCACTTTTATGAAACAGGGAGTACCTGTTAAAAGACTTTACTTTTTAATTAGCGGAACCGTCAGGCTATATGTTGATCATAGAACACATCAAACAACGATGGATTTTATCTCCTGGAATGAATTTGTTTCAACCTTTGTGTATGTACAGAATGAAGTTCCTTCCGCAGTAGCACTTGATGCATTAACAGATGTAACAGCGCTTTTCTGGGAAAAAGATGATATAATCTTTCTAAAAAAACATACAAAAGTATTTAATGACATTGAGAATGTAATGCTGGATGCTTTACTTCAATGGAACCTGCAAAGGGAAATAGATTTCAGAAACCTTAGTCCTGAAGAACGATATCTAAAGCTTTATGAAATTCAGCCAAGAGTCGTCCAGCAAGTGCCACTGAAATACATTGCTTCTTATCTTGGTATACATCAGGACAGTCTGAGTCGGATCCGAAAAAAAATTATTATGAAACGTGCTTAA
- a CDS encoding Na+/H+ antiporter, producing MHNNLLLILSLLFAVFLLVMLAQKMKIAYPIFLVLAGLVISFIPGIPIIKLKPDLVFLIFLPPLLYEAAWYTSWKDFWKWKRPITLLAFGLVFFTSTLVAYFSSSIIPSFTLALGFLLGGIISPPDAVAATTVLKGLEVPRRVLTTLEGESLVNDASSLIVFRFALAAILTGTFSFQAAAGQFIIVATMGVVVGLAGAHLMYAIHRFLPTTPAIDVALTVMTPYILFLTAEQFHYSGVMAVVSGGLFLSFRSHKVFSTATTRINMLGVWTTMIFVMNAVVFILIGLELPEIINGLGEYSIAQGIKYGLLISGIIILLRFLWVFPATHIPRWLSAEVRKEPNPGWKNPLVISWAGMRGVVSLATALSIPMLMNDGTPFPHRNLIIFITFITILITLVVQGLTLPLIIKLINIKEIEEIIPEDEQQTGINLRLSSVALSRLRDKYALEIHENELVTILKANLEHEIASSQQRLASLECDTTQIEKVEDYRKILLDIYAAQRIELFQLRKEKYFSDKEIRKAELQLDLNEMKIRGIPS from the coding sequence GTGCATAACAACTTACTACTTATACTCAGTCTTTTATTTGCAGTTTTTCTCCTTGTGATGTTGGCACAAAAGATGAAAATCGCCTATCCAATATTTCTTGTACTGGCAGGGCTAGTCATAAGTTTTATTCCAGGTATTCCTATCATTAAGTTAAAACCAGATCTTGTCTTTTTAATTTTCCTGCCACCTTTGCTTTATGAAGCGGCCTGGTATACTTCCTGGAAAGACTTCTGGAAATGGAAACGTCCTATCACGCTGCTTGCTTTCGGACTTGTGTTTTTTACCAGCACACTTGTGGCTTACTTTTCAAGCAGTATAATTCCCAGCTTTACTCTAGCATTAGGCTTTCTGCTGGGAGGCATCATATCTCCTCCTGATGCAGTGGCCGCAACGACTGTATTAAAAGGTCTGGAAGTACCTAGGAGAGTGTTAACCACTCTTGAAGGGGAAAGTCTAGTAAATGATGCTTCATCACTGATTGTTTTCCGCTTCGCACTTGCAGCCATACTTACAGGCACCTTTTCATTTCAGGCCGCTGCCGGCCAATTCATTATAGTTGCTACTATGGGTGTTGTGGTGGGTCTTGCTGGTGCTCATTTAATGTATGCCATACATCGTTTTCTACCTACAACACCTGCAATTGATGTGGCATTGACAGTAATGACACCCTACATTCTGTTCCTTACAGCAGAACAATTTCACTATTCCGGAGTAATGGCTGTAGTGAGCGGCGGGCTCTTTTTATCCTTCCGATCTCATAAAGTTTTCAGCACTGCCACTACACGTATCAATATGCTTGGTGTTTGGACAACCATGATATTTGTGATGAACGCTGTTGTATTTATTCTGATAGGCCTCGAACTGCCCGAGATCATCAATGGATTGGGGGAATATTCAATTGCTCAAGGAATAAAATATGGCTTATTAATTAGTGGCATTATCATATTGCTCAGATTTCTGTGGGTATTTCCGGCAACTCATATACCTCGATGGCTTAGTGCAGAAGTGCGTAAAGAGCCCAATCCGGGTTGGAAGAACCCGTTAGTCATCAGTTGGGCTGGAATGCGTGGAGTGGTATCCCTCGCAACTGCGTTGTCTATCCCAATGCTTATGAATGATGGTACTCCTTTCCCACATCGCAATCTGATTATCTTTATCACTTTCATAACGATACTTATCACACTTGTTGTTCAAGGACTTACACTGCCATTGATCATTAAACTCATCAATATAAAAGAAATTGAGGAGATCATACCAGAAGATGAACAACAGACTGGAATAAATTTAAGATTATCTAGTGTTGCCCTTAGCCGCCTACGTGATAAATATGCTTTGGAAATACACGAAAACGAATTGGTAACTATTTTGAAAGCAAATCTTGAACATGAGATAGCTTCCTCGCAACAAAGACTTGCCTCTTTAGAATGCGATACAACTCAAATTGAAAAAGTAGAAGATTATCGTAAAATCCTGTTAGATATCTATGCTGCTCAACGCATAGAACTCTTTCAACTACGGAAAGAAAAATACTTCAGTGATAAAGAAATAAGAAAAGCAGAATTACAACTGGATTTAAATGAAATGAAAATCCGCGGCATACCAAGTTAA
- a CDS encoding DUF418 domain-containing protein: MELPILKKPTDRLEVIDVLRGIALFGLFSVHMQEHFELFQFPESQSEIIKSLDKCINEIVYFLFAGKAYALFAFLFGLSFFIQMKRQTDKGIDFKGRFLWRLIVLGVIGWFHSMIYSGDILTFFFVMGFVLVVLDKLPSKALIVLAIFFLLQIPFVLIALSKIINHEFQRNPLLTTMDAIFKSSTPVFSKGSFTDVISFNIYEAQKSKWLFMFLYGRVFQTLGLFMLGIVIGRSGFFRTIENYKKHCKIALVTASVLFLPLYIFNRFYLPEIAADKVIVEAWTIILSSYANFAFVVIIFTGFVLLYQVEAINKGLDILKYTGRMSLTTYVMQSLVWVPLIYGYGAGLYDTIGFFYSFLLGVLFFVIQIYFSKWWMSRFHYGPIEWLWRSATYLSVQDVPLRKELARTS; encoded by the coding sequence ATGGAATTGCCCATTTTAAAAAAGCCTACAGACCGGCTTGAAGTTATTGATGTATTAAGAGGCATTGCTTTGTTCGGACTTTTCTCCGTTCACATGCAAGAGCATTTTGAATTGTTTCAATTTCCGGAATCACAATCCGAGATCATAAAATCGTTGGATAAATGTATTAATGAGATTGTTTATTTTCTTTTTGCAGGAAAAGCATACGCGCTATTCGCCTTTCTTTTTGGATTAAGCTTTTTTATCCAGATGAAAAGGCAGACGGATAAGGGAATAGATTTTAAAGGACGTTTTCTCTGGAGGCTTATCGTTTTAGGTGTGATAGGATGGTTTCATAGTATGATATATTCAGGCGATATCCTCACCTTTTTCTTTGTTATGGGGTTTGTTTTGGTAGTATTAGATAAATTACCATCAAAGGCTTTGATTGTTCTTGCGATTTTTTTCCTTTTGCAAATACCGTTTGTTTTAATAGCTCTAAGCAAGATTATTAATCATGAATTCCAACGAAATCCGTTACTCACTACAATGGATGCAATCTTTAAGTCCAGCACTCCTGTTTTTTCAAAAGGAAGCTTTACCGATGTAATTTCATTTAATATTTATGAAGCACAAAAATCCAAATGGTTATTTATGTTTTTGTATGGCAGGGTATTTCAGACACTGGGTTTGTTTATGCTTGGCATCGTTATAGGAAGAAGTGGATTTTTCAGGACAATCGAAAATTATAAAAAACATTGTAAAATTGCATTAGTCACTGCATCTGTTTTATTCCTTCCGTTATATATTTTTAACCGCTTCTATCTGCCTGAAATTGCTGCAGATAAGGTTATTGTTGAAGCATGGACGATCATATTGTCTTCTTATGCAAACTTCGCATTTGTGGTGATTATCTTTACTGGTTTTGTTTTGCTTTATCAGGTTGAAGCGATTAATAAGGGGCTTGACATACTTAAATACACAGGAAGAATGAGCCTGACAACTTATGTTATGCAATCATTAGTTTGGGTTCCTCTCATCTATGGATATGGAGCTGGATTGTATGATACTATTGGTTTCTTTTATAGTTTCCTATTAGGTGTCCTATTCTTTGTGATTCAGATATATTTCAGCAAATGGTGGATGAGCAGATTCCATTATGGTCCAATAGAGTGGCTATGGAGGTCGGCAACCTATTTGTCTGTTCAGGATGTACCATTGAGAAAGGAACTTGCTCGAACTTCATGA
- a CDS encoding PorP/SprF family type IX secretion system membrane protein, whose translation MKIPIQLVLFILIINAYNSYAQDVQFSQFYNAPLYLNPALTGTSHSSRAILNYRNQWPTAGKPFITYAASFDHFFSRYSSGVGLMVMQNKEGTSKLKSTEISGFYSYHIRLNETWTLIPGLQATYVQQSIDYSKVIFPDQYDDNGFIGGTSEPLNLSKRNYFDFSSGGVLYSEVFWFGFAYHHINRPRQSFLDDDSRLPSELNFHAGARIPIASSERGRSTRIKYKEKSLTPSILYKTQGKFDQLDLGVNFLLEPLQFGIWYRGLPVKRYESGLNNAEAIIGLIGVAFNGFSFCYSYDYVVSRLNKRTGGAHEISLIYIFGEDDSKGKKKTKYKRLPCPSFYRK comes from the coding sequence ATGAAGATTCCAATACAGTTAGTTTTGTTTATTTTGATCATTAATGCATATAATTCATATGCACAGGATGTACAGTTTTCTCAGTTTTACAATGCACCATTGTATTTAAATCCTGCATTGACCGGAACAAGCCACTCTTCAAGGGCTATACTTAATTATAGAAATCAGTGGCCTACTGCCGGTAAACCTTTCATAACCTACGCAGCATCTTTCGATCATTTTTTCTCCAGGTATTCAAGTGGAGTAGGATTGATGGTAATGCAGAATAAAGAGGGTACATCAAAACTTAAATCGACAGAGATATCAGGTTTTTATTCTTACCATATCAGGTTGAATGAAACCTGGACATTGATTCCAGGATTGCAGGCTACTTATGTGCAGCAAAGTATTGATTATTCCAAAGTTATTTTCCCTGATCAGTATGATGACAACGGATTTATAGGGGGGACGTCCGAGCCATTGAATTTATCAAAAAGAAATTATTTTGATTTTTCTTCAGGCGGAGTGCTGTATTCAGAAGTATTTTGGTTTGGATTTGCCTACCATCACATAAACAGGCCACGCCAATCTTTTTTAGATGATGACAGCAGATTACCTTCTGAATTGAACTTTCATGCAGGAGCGAGGATCCCGATAGCCAGCAGCGAGAGAGGCAGATCTACAAGGATCAAATACAAGGAAAAATCCTTAACACCATCAATTCTTTATAAAACACAGGGAAAATTTGATCAATTGGATCTTGGTGTGAATTTTTTACTGGAGCCTCTGCAGTTCGGAATATGGTATAGAGGCTTGCCTGTAAAACGCTACGAGTCTGGTTTGAACAATGCAGAGGCAATTATAGGCCTTATTGGTGTGGCATTTAATGGATTTAGTTTTTGCTATAGTTATGATTATGTTGTATCAAGACTTAACAAAAGAACTGGTGGTGCTCATGAAATTTCTTTGATTTACATATTTGGTGAAGATGATTCAAAAGGGAAGAAAAAAACTAAATATAAAAGACTTCCATGCCCTTCGTTTTATAGAAAGTAA